TCCCGAATCTAGGTTATACTTATCCGCGCGAAGGCTTTCGATAATAGCTCCTGAAATAACGGCAGCAGCCAGCGGTGCCCAAGATGCTGCGATACACCGGAGCGGCCCATGTCCAAACACAAAACCCATAGACTCTTCCCGCTCCTGAGGTAAACCTTCCAGTTGGGTGTCGTGTCGTGAATGCCTGAATTTTTCTGCATCCAATCCCCACACATCTTGGCATCGCAAAAGTCTCTCGACGTCCGCGTGGTGTTTCCGTCTGGTCAATGTGTTGTCTGGTTTAGTCCATATATCGATGAAAGATGGGCACCATGCGCGTCGTCGTACTCTGGCAATCCGTTTTGAAGGTGGGTGCAGTCTCATTGCCTCGTTGACGACCGATTTGATAGATACATGACGAGAGAGGTGTGGTGCATCCTCCCCTAATTGTTTCTCTCCTCGGAATGCATCTTCAGATGGCGACGAATTAAACGTGCAGAATTCTTCGCAAACGGTCTCATCGTTGTACGAATACGCAACCGTAGTTGCCACAACTCTCCAAAGGGTCTCCCACGCGGGCACCACAAAATTGAGAGGATAAGGAAACTTCTCCTCTTCGGCGCCAACGAGTTCGGATAGATGGTTTGAAAGTTGTTCCAAAAGTGTTGCAGGTATAGGCTCTGGCCGCTTGGACAGTGCCCAAAGTGTCGTAATATTTTTTGCAACAGTGCAGACGTCAAGATATGAAAATGAGTCGATGGGTTTGTCCACTCGAAGTAAGCCGACGAGCACGACGATGAGTGTGACGTTCTGGATGAAAGAGTCAAATGGGATGCCCGGACTTTCTTGAGATGACTGATCCAATTGTGTTATTTGCCATCTCGCTGCCTCTAATGCAATCCCTTGGAAATGGGTCCAGCCTCTTCGCTTAGCACTAGTGAGGAGAGACTGCGCCTGTGTGACAAATTCCTTGTGTGTAGCAGGATCGGGACTGACGAAAGTATTTGAAAGATTAAGAGCGCGAACCAGCCTTTGGTTTGAATCCGCTCGCTCCTTGAGAAGGGTCGCAATGTCGGCGTTAGGAGGATTGAGGACAGCTTTCATCTTGAGCAAGATATACTGGTATGCTGGTGTACCCTCAGGCTGACCATTTGAATTGCTGATGAAGATACGTGGTGCAGAGAAGTAAAGCGCCGTCAGGGTAAACACCGACGCAGAAATGATACAAAGTGTGAAGAAATCCATGGAGAATGGGTTATGCTATATCTCCACTCGCTTCACTGTCCTTTTGAACAACGAATAAGCGCCTCAATGTACCTTCTAACTAGGTTGAAGAAGGTCGTGGAAGGTCTTTTCTTATCCTCATAGCATCGAACGTTCTGGAGTGATATCCGCAGCCTGGAGAAATAAGAATCGCAAATGGCTTGTCCCGTGTCAACATTCTCGCAGTCCATCAAACTTAGTTACACAGCTTTACCAAATAGGCGCCCGTCCAGCAAGGCTTCATATTCAACGATTTCCATGTTCGCATTGGCTATAGTGTAACTTTCTACACCTCAGGAGTTGTATTTAACATATATACTACCCATATTATTGGCTTAATTGACTTCATACCTCGATAACATGTCGGTACGGTGTGTTAATGTCCGATGTTGTGGCATGCAGTGGCGGCGGGTCTCCACGACCAGATTAGATACATCTAGGACACGCCGGCTGCGGCATACGTACGCCCAACCAATAATGTCATGAGGCTCTATGTGCGTGAGTTCTTCATGTACGATCGGAACGGACGGTGTGAGCTAAAGGGAGTGTGCTATGCAGAACTGTTGTTGATCATGAAGGCGGCAGAGATATTGAAGGTTAGCAGGTTGACTCCATtcaacaaaaatacaaaTCAACTTAATAGATTGGGTTTGTCCTTGGCTGTACTATTTGGTTGATAGCCAAAGAGTAATCTAAACAATGTAATCTGACAATTGGATGCTAACTGAGGCCCACCCAATATAAAAGATTTGAACATACGACGGAATATGTTCGACGGTAAATATCGTTTTATTAGTTAAAGTAGGCCAAACAATCCAGCGTTTTGTAGatgttttctgttttctcAGGACAGGTCCACTCTTGTCACCATTTTGCGAAGCAGTGTAATATGATGGTAGGTATTATTGTGCACTTCTCAGCAAGTAACTCTGCATCTCTCTCGTTTAAATTCATATAGTCCTCGTTGCGTAGAGTGTAGTATGCAATATAGCCGTTCAAAGAAGGTCCGTTTGAGTGCGGGCATTCGATTGATATACAAACCTCAATTAATTCCGGTGCAATATGCGATTTGCACATTCGAAACGAATCTCATCGCCGTTAACATGAACATCGACTGTCATTTAAAAGACGGGGGATATCTAATAAATATCTAAAAGCGAGAACATCCGAGGTCGTGATGATGAGTGCAGTAAATATACATATGGTGGACATAAAAGAAATGAAGCTCATGACAGAAAACGTAACCACAGCAACTACTAAGGGAACAGAAGGAAACCCTGTTGTTCAAAATTCCTTCGTTGGCATCGAGCTGTAAGGTTTCTTTTTCAAGACACTCGGAATCAAAATAAGAACGCTGCACAGAGCGACCACAATCATTTGTAGAACGAGGCCGAGGTTGTCTACGTGATTTCATATAGGTCAGTCATTTGATGGTAGAAAGAAGCGGTACTGAATTCTTACCAAGCAAGATTCCTAAATTTCCAGAAAGATACTTAAGTTAGCTTGATAATTTATCTGAAAGAGCAAGTGCTTACCAAAGGGAGGGTTCTCCACAAACAACCCTCGAATAGTCGGCATCGTCAGTATAATCGTCAACGGCAACACCACAATGCCTTCTCCCAAGCTTTCACCGGCCATAACAAGCATTGTGATATACGCCACCAGAACCGTCAAGCCCCAGTTCACAATGAACAACAGGAACGTATACATCTTTGCATTCACCGTCCTCCTCAGACCCAGGAACGTATTGCGGGACTGGATCAGCGTCCCGTTCACGATGGACTCTGTTGGCGTCTCTATTGACTGCGGTGCAAAGTTGTTGACAGGGTCAGCGAACACGGCCTTGATAATCGGCAGCGAGGTGTTGTCGTTGGTGTTGATGACGAAGAAGTCGGAGCCGCTGTGGTAAAAGTCGAATGGATACCAAAAGAGTTGGTCATAGACGCGTTTGGAGCCTAATTGGGCGGTTGCGATGTCAATGGAATGCGTCTTCATGAAATGTACGAATCTTCATCAAGTAACGTCAGCGCCGCACTACAATTGAACAGGACTTCAAGACATACCCAGTAGTTTTGTTGGAACGTTTGTCCAATTGGTAAAGGTCTTGCGGATCGTACGTGTTTTCCAGGTTACTTTATAGGCGTTAGTCAATCTTCAAGTTTACATCATGGATACGGCCACATACTTGTCAATGTATATATTCAGAGGCACATTCGGCAGTCCGCAGGGAGATTGGCTTGCATCATACGTCTCCGCTGGTGTTAAGAGGAAGCGTCCGCATGCTCCGACAACCCACTGTACTTCGAATGTTCGCCCAGGAATATCAATTTCAAAAATGTGCCCCAGGAAGAAGATCTGCAGTACGTTAGCAAAAGGTAGTCATATTAAAACACCTAACCACGTACTCCATCTTGTTTCCCGTTCAGAATATCGCTTTGATACGTCCCTGCTGCCGTGGTCTGAGTTGATATAGGTACCAAAGTGAGTAGCGCAGATACGCCGATCATGGCCAACAATGCAACAATGACAAAAAACAACTCTTTAATTCGCCATCTATTGGATATGCTGTGCGCCATAGCGAGCGTAAATGCAATGGAGTTGTTTGAAGTACGATTAGGATGACCAGCGTTGAGCACGTAGGCTTGGAGCAGACACAGATAACGGAGCGCAAACTACAGGCTTGATTTGACAGCCCTGGGTTTTATACATGGACCTAAATGATTCAGGAGTCAACACCTACCTACACGGAAAACCAAGCCTCCTTCCATCCGATGCCAACTTACGTATGAAAAGCGCTCCTATATCCTGATTGCCGAGATGAAAAACTGCAGCCAACACCTTTGACATGAGCGAACAAAAAAAGCCTGCAGGCAATTTGCCCAGATATTCCCGGCAGCAGCGGTTGGACTTGAAAACGCAACCTTCAGCGGTAAAGACAAAATGCTGTGCGGCCTTGTTTCCAGGTTGCCTTTGGTTTGGAGCGAGAGCCTATCGTTTAAGGAGAGTTGATTGAGTTATATTCCATCCGCTTATATTGCATGAAACACGTTTAATGTCGCCAGTAGCAGCCCATAGAGCACAGCACCAAGTTTGAACGTTCAACGGGGGTCCGCAATAGCCAAAATTGTTGGGAGAATATGACGGTGAGAAACCAGGCTGCTCGGAGGTTCACTTTGGCATAGGGTATCATGGTGGTCAACAAGTGAACTTGTAGCCCGATTACGCCAACTTCTCCCGCCAAGCAACAGCACATGATGAGAAATGGGCGTCACGGAGACAGTTCTAATTTAGACGCCGATTCAAGTCAAGTGGCATTATGTTCAAAATCTGAGTGGTAGTAGATCGACTGCATGAAATGGGTTATTTGGTGTTGGACTGTTTTCAAATCGTGTCATATCGTTGGGCGGGTGCTTAACGAGTTTTTAACGGAAAGAACAAGGTAACCATGAGGTTAGAGAGTACTTATTAACCAAACGGCAACATGTTAGTAGGACACTACGTAAATATAAAGTGCTTTGAGTGCGCTTGGCGGGCAGAATGAGATTGGCGCCCAATGTGCGCGTGAACGGTTTGTCCCCGGCAACTCTGAAATAATGTGTGATTGGCAATATGTCCGATACTTATATGTTGTATGACTAGAAATAAAAGGTATTCGACTATCACTGATCATCACTCACAAAGCGGCGCGGATGCAGACAGAGGCACTTCAAAGGTAGCGTATGTTTGAACCAAAGTACCACGTTAGCGTGGATGTATATACTATAAATACTACTTCTTGATGGCGAAAAAGGCAGAGCCAGACGGCATGATACTTAGGCCATGACCTTTTCACGGATGCGATTGGCGGTTGTAATCATGGGCCAAAAATTTGAGTAGGGGAGAGCTTGTGAGACGGAATTGAAGCCACAACTTCAAAGCTAGCAAGAACGACAGGCAATTTGTTCTGTCCAAATCATTGTTCAAAACCCTTCACTGTAAGATTCTTGTTACAGGTCGCAGATGGGCTACGTTATCCAAAGATAAAATGTAAGGGAACCTGAATGATATAGCTGCAAGCCTGCTGTCTGACTACACTCCCGCTTCCGCTGTATATATGCTATTCATAATTAAGAAATATATCTGAGTCATTTCTTCATTGCTTCTTTTACCTTACCGCCAGTATTAATATTAGCTCTGTGTTTGGACACAGTCGCTTTTGTCTTAACAGTAGGAGACGCGGAAGGTCAATTTGATACTGTAGTAAAATTGTATGTTGTTCTGCCGTTGGTATTTTATTGTAAGCCTGCTGCCTTACTACACTACCGTTTCTGCTGTATATATACTGTCCGTGATTAAGAAACAATATGTTTCTTAATTGGTTCTTTTAGTTTGAGTGTCACTGCTGTGTTCGGACATCGGACAGCAGCATTACATTTATACCCTCAAAGGTAGTGTCTGATTGTATCTCAATTGTTGGTTGGTAATTCATGCATACCTATAATGCCTGTCTTTCAGAAAATGGTATATCATTTCATTTAATGTCAACAATCAAGCAAAAAATGCACTAGCTGAAAACACTTCCAAAAAAAGCATGAACATCTAGTTTGTTGCTTTTGATGACTCTTTCAATACTTTCAAAGGTGAAGGATTTGGACAGCTGCAAGCATCCAACACTTGCATACTTTTGGCACTTTTTCCTTATGATAAGAGGGCTTATGAGGCGACGTTCCTGCCAGTTGCGCTTTTTTAGCCGGCACCAATCGGCTTTGTTTTGATTGAGGCATTTTTGTTAGTGATGCCGCACGGCTCGGAGTCACATCTGTGATTTAAGAATTGATCTCCGACTAACAGCTGACTAGCGCTGACTCCTGAGCTTGCCGGTCAATGGTcatcttttcatctttctttCGTCCCTTCTAATGTTAATGCATTTCATCCACTTTTCAAAGCGTCTTCCATGTAAGTCTTATGCTATACTGTAGTCACTTGCACAATTTTTATTTTGTCAAACaaatatattttattttaccGCAATTTTACAACAAACATTTGAATAACAATATTTCAGACATAATTCAGCGCCATTTTTCTAGGGAGAACAACGCTATGGAGCTTAATACCTGTGATAATTAATTTTAAGCTGGCAAGCCCTATACCAGGGGATTTTTTTTGCCTTACGCTTTCTCCTCCCATCCAGTCCTTTGGGCCTATTGTTGTATCTGTTTTTCTTTATCTTGTCTCTATAGTTCATTTAGTGGATATAAGAATTGCAATTTCCTCCCATGATTACCACATTATACACTTTAATGTCATGAAGGGTGCACCTTTTTTTCTGTACCACAGGCCGCATCTTTAAATTTATTATTTTGGTTTTCTCTCTTAAATGAAGGTATTACAGGTTCCAAATATGTGGTCTGTAGAAGAGTGATAATAAATTAAATTTGAGTCAAAAATCTTTCTTCCTAGTCAATTTGTCAATGGTTTCAAGTTCTAGAAATTGTGCCAACTAAAACAAATGATTTGAGATACACCACTGACGCTCATATGTATATTCAAGAAAGATTAGAaccagtaattatgtttccccttttttgttgacatatttttctgGTATATAAACTTTGGGGTTGCCGGGCCTCAAAGTCTATATACCagcaaaatatgtcaaaaaaCATAGAAAGCCTAATTGCCAGTCCATATTTTTGTGGCAAATATGTACCAGCGCCAGCCGTGATATAAGTTATATTGTGGCACCAATAAAAGAATGAAAACATGTGGATTTTGAGGACTCGTACATGCCATACAAAGTGGTGGCCCACCCTACAAGTTTGAAAGGTGCAAAAGTGTCTGTTAGTAGGTTTGTACTTTTTCTGATGAGCAGGGTTACCCAGCCCAAATAGTTTGTGTGCACATGCTGTGATTATTTTCTATGTTAAACGTAGTGAGAAAGCCAATAACCTGTATACCAACAGTCCGGAGACTAAGAAGAGGTTCGTTTGTTACCACCGTGGCCGCCACGTTTTAGTGATCATAGAAATAGAAATAGGGGTTATGGGAAATCCGGACCGACcctttgtcgttgttgtgCAAGGGCTTCaaatttttcattttcactgCAAAGCACCGTTTACAGCCGGACGCCATCCTAACCTAATATCCCTATCCCTTGTattccctttcctttgcctCCTTCTTTGACTTCAACCACGATGTCGCCTCCTTCATCATCCAACGGAAAGGACTCTGCAGCTGCTAGGGTGTTGGGTTCGGGAACTTCAGGTAAATACTAACGTTTTGACTTGCGACGCGTTTCGTACGGGCTGGTTGTCCATCCAGTTTAGTCTTTTGCTAATAACTCCCGGTATATGCGCATTCAGGAATTGCCGAGCTCCTCATTTTCCACCCTGTGGACACCGTGGCCAAGCGCCTGATGAGCAACAAGGCCAAGGTTCGTGGTAATTTGCACGGACTTCGTCCTAAATGTCagggaagaaaagggatcttaattcttcttcaacctGCAGGTTTCCGCCTCGACTCTGTCGCCCATCATCTTCCGTGACGCCGCTTCGAAGCCACTAGTGACCAAGTTCCTGTCGCTTTTCCCCGGTCTTGGATATGCCGCTGGATACAAGGTCGCCCAGCGCGTGTACAAGTTCGGTGGACAGCCCTGGTTCAACGATATCATCAATAAGCACTACAAGTCCAGTTTCACGAACACCTTTGGCGAGCGCAAGGGGAAAATGATGATGCAGGCCACGGCTGGAAGGTACGTCCAGTCACCCATACCCACATGCTCAGCCGATCGTACACCATACTGCAGTGCAGCTGCCGCAGCTGTTATGTTTTCTCTCCCTTGCtactttcttttcattttcccGAGAATTCTAAAATTGGATACTGACGCGTCGATTCCAGCTTGACAGGTATCGGCGAAGTCGTATGTTGCATCATTGCCTGTCTAAAGATTTGCGCTAATTGTGCGTTCGCTCGTTGAAAATTAAAGGTTCTATTGCCATTGGACGCTTTGAAGATCAAGCGTCAGGTGAACCCTGAAGCATTCCGCGGCCGTGGTGTCGTCCGGATCTTCATGGAGGAGGGTACCACTCTCTACCGTGGCTGGGGATGGACCATGGCTCGTAACGCCCCCGGAAGCTTCGCTGTGCGTCTTTTTCTCCCTTCCTATATCCCCAACTTCTCAGCTGACGCTCTCGTTCTCCTCGCGTGATGTGATATGTGTATGACACAGCTCTTCGGTGCTTCGGCCGTAACAAAGGAATATGTGCTCGGCGTGTCCGACTACTCAAAGGCGACGTGGGGCCAGAACTTTATTGCGTCGATCGCGGGTGCCGTCGCGTCCATCACCGTCGCTGCCCCCCTCGACACCGTCAAGACCCGCATCCAGAACGCCAACTTTGAGCGCAAGGTGCACGGTGTGACGGTGGTCAAGGAGCTCATCAAAAACGAAGGCCCGACTGCCTTCTTCAAGGGGCTGACGCCAAAGGTATGCCAGTGTCCTTTTTTGGTGCGTGTGGATGGCGGCTGACTTTGGCGACTTCTTGCGATTTTAGATTTTGGTTGTTGGACCTAAGCTCGTGTTCAGCTACACGCTTGCTCAGTCGTTGATACCACTCTTCTCCAAATACGTTTAAGGAGTAGCTCTATAGGGATGGCACCCCAACTCCATCCCGCCATCTTATATCCCCCATCCCATCCTTGATTCATTTCGTGGACGGAAGGAAGGAAACACAGATAAAAAGTTAATTAGATACTTACCTACTTACTTTATTAGACCACGATCGACCTATTTACTTACGGTGCAGGAATGACCCACTTACATATATATATTCACCTGATTGATGATACTGACGTTGCTGCTTGTTCTTCTCTCGTTCTCCCCCGTTCctgtatttttctttctttctttaggGTTTTTTAGTGTTACTACTGTTAGCCACTGTTGATTGTCATGACCAACTACCCACCCCCTACATGGACCACCGCCAcaaccatcaccaccaccaccacccccgccgCCTGTCGCTTGAGTGCGCACGAAAATTCTTAATGCATATTTAGATAATAGGTTTATAATCGAATCTACAACCCCATCTCACATGAATCCACTTTTTTTAATATTTTATGCCTATGCCATATTGTGTTTCGGGGTTAGCTTCAAAGTTGGTTGAAGGTTCAATACCGTAACAGGATGCGCTTTGCACTTTGTCTAGTGTACATCTGAACCTAATCCCGAGTTCACGTCTGTACATGTGCGACTCAGAACGAAGTTAAGGTTAAGCCTTATTCAAGTTATTGCGATACCAAAAACGACTTTTTACACGATTGCACGCGTCCTACTTGGTTGCAGTTCGCAGCACGCAGCACGCACCGCATCGACACAACGTCTAGTGATTACTTGCTAAAACAGTTATACATACATCTCGTAGAGTATGATTCAGCAGCACAGCTGGTGGGGATAGATAGGGTAGGTAGGTTACTATAGGTGTAGTAGTATGTCGgctgtacatacatacatacatacactgGATGTATATGTACACCAATAGACAATGGAGGTATGACAGTAATAAGATAGCCTGTGAAGGGCGTAGAGTGTGATATGATGGGGGTAGTCGTACACGCCCGgtatggatggatggacgtGTATGGGAATATCATGTAAGGGAAGGATAGGCGTGGGTTGGGAGGCAATAGAAGTCTAGGAGGAGAAAAATGGTATAAGTGTTAACGTGAATGCGAATCTGGGAAAACAAGGTCATAAAGATGGGAGAAAATTAAATATAGGAAATGTGCGGTCGGGTGTGCGTGCACACTACGCAGCAGAGGAGAACACAACAGGCAGAAGGTAGAGGTGGATGATAACGAGGTGAAcatgccgaagaagaagaaaaagaggagaacaatgcAGAGGGGGGAAAATCGAGAACGAAATTGAAGGAAGACGAAACGAGAATCAAATCAGAACGGctcgaaatccaaaatccagttCCGATTCCAATAGTTTTCTACAACAACTCTACTCTACAAAGATCTTCTACTTTTACAAATTCGTCTTCGACACGTCAACGCGTCGTCGACGATCACCCGCGTACCGCGCCACCTGCTCTGCAGTGGTCACTCGTCCTCGCACGCACGCGTGCAAGTGCACAAATCAAGCACGACCGGTGAGTCTTTCTACtacatcaaaacaaaaaaaagcagaaacgggggaaagaaatagaaaacaaaaggagaaagcgGGAACTGGACTGAACGATATACACGAGGggcttggtggtggtggtggtagcaaCAGACAGCATCGAGCGCCAGGCGGTGTAGGGATGGACAGAAGGGATCCTCCGAGCATGCATGCACGCGCGTGtgctcccctccctctcatCCTCCGAGGTGTGATGTTGGCCCGCAAAAAGTGAATAGGTGCGTATGTGGGTGGAAATCAACTCCGGGTATCGGTTACTGAACTAgatgggaagggagggaagggGGGGAGGAGACTTGGACAGACATGTATGGCATGCAGGGAGGCACGAcggaaggaggagggggggcgCTCAGAGCGAGAACCACTGCCTCTTCGCGTGAAGCCTCCTGTGCGCGGTGGTTGCAGCTACTTTCACCTGTGGCTCGGGCTCGGGCGATTTCTTGACGAGCACGCCCTCCTCAGGGGAGGGAAGCAAAGCGCGtctcctgcgcctgctcgAGCGCTTCTGGCATGACGGGGCAGGGTTGCCGTTGTCGTTGCTGGTAGAAACAGAAGCagcggatgcagaagaagcggaggcagaggcagaggaagaagcgccTGCGGCGAGgttggcgggggcggggctTGCACCGGTGTTCCCACCTGAGTTTGCGTTGTTCGAGCCTGAGCCGTTGTTTGAGTTGGATTTGTTCGAGCccgagttgttgttgttggagccAGAATTGTTGGAACCGGAGTTG
This Psilocybe cubensis strain MGC-MH-2018 chromosome 3, whole genome shotgun sequence DNA region includes the following protein-coding sequences:
- a CDS encoding Mitochondrial GTP/GDP carrier protein 1, which encodes MSPPSSSNGKDSAAARVLGSGTSGIAELLIFHPVDTVAKRLMSNKAKVSASTLSPIIFRDAASKPLVTKFLSLFPGLGYAAGYKVAQRVYKFGGQPWFNDIINKHYKSSFTNTFGERKGKMMMQATAGSLTGIGEVVLLPLDALKIKRQVNPEAFRGRGVVRIFMEEGTTLYRGWGWTMARNAPGSFALFGASAVTKEYVLGVSDYSKATWGQNFIASIAGAVASITVAAPLDTVKTRIQNANFERKVHGVTVVKELIKNEGPTAFFKGLTPKILVVGPKLVFSYTLAQSLIPLFSKYV